A single Streptomyces sannanensis DNA region contains:
- a CDS encoding DUF5063 domain-containing protein: MSDAMLHSALRDPGDFSVQIADQVESFIVAVTEVAKGDEPDSAIPFLLLEVSQLLLAGGRLGAHEDFVPDERYEPDLGPEPDVDDLRERLAAILDPVDVYSEVFDPYEPRKAPVACRISDDLADVVTDLRHGLAHYRAGRTAEALWWWQFSYFSNWGSTASATLRALQSLVAHVRLDQPLAELDGLDTDSPTDDDDLAEEAGKVMAEELGAPLGLRPAQ; encoded by the coding sequence ATGTCTGACGCCATGCTCCACTCCGCCTTGCGCGATCCGGGCGACTTCTCGGTCCAGATCGCCGACCAGGTCGAGTCCTTCATCGTCGCCGTCACCGAGGTGGCCAAGGGCGACGAGCCGGACAGCGCCATTCCGTTCCTGCTGCTGGAGGTCTCGCAGCTGCTGCTGGCCGGCGGCCGCCTCGGAGCCCACGAGGACTTCGTCCCGGACGAGCGCTACGAGCCGGACCTCGGCCCGGAGCCGGACGTCGACGACCTGCGTGAGCGGCTGGCCGCGATCCTCGACCCGGTGGACGTCTACTCCGAGGTCTTCGATCCGTACGAGCCGCGCAAGGCCCCGGTCGCCTGCCGGATCTCCGACGACCTCGCGGATGTCGTCACCGACCTGCGCCACGGACTCGCCCACTACAGGGCGGGCCGCACCGCCGAGGCCCTGTGGTGGTGGCAGTTCTCCTACTTCTCCAACTGGGGCTCCACCGCGTCGGCCACCCTGCGGGCCCTTCAGTCCCTCGTCGCCCATGTCCGCCTCGACCAGCCCCTGGCGGAGCTCGACGGCCTCGACACGGACTCCCCGACGGACGACGACGACCTCGCAGAGGAGGCGGGCAAAGTCATGGCGGAGGAGCTCGGGGCACCGCTGGGTCTGCGCCCTGCCCAGTGA
- a CDS encoding aspartate kinase has translation MGLVVQKYGGSSVADAEGIKRVAKRIVDAKKAGHQVVVVVSAMGDTTDELIDLAEQVSPIPAGREFDMLLTAGERISMALLAMAIKNLGHKAQSFTGSQAGVITDSVHNKARIIDVTPGRIRTALDEGNIAIVAGFQGVSQDKKDITTLGRGGSDTTAVALAAALDAEVCEIYTDVDGVFTADPRVVKKARKIDWINFEDMLELASSGSKVLLHRCVEYARRYNIPIHVRSSFSGLQGTWVSNEPQGDQKVEQAIISGVAHDTSEAKITVVGVPDKPGEAAVIFRLIADAEINIDMVVQNVSAASTGLTDISFTLPKAEGHKATEALEKAKAAIGFESLRYDDQIAKISLVGAGMKTNPGVTAAFFEALSDAGVNIELISTSEIRISVVTRADDVNEAVCAVHTAFGLDSDSDEAVVYGGTGR, from the coding sequence GTGGGCCTTGTCGTGCAGAAGTACGGAGGCTCCTCCGTAGCCGATGCCGAAGGCATCAAGCGCGTCGCCAAGCGAATCGTCGATGCCAAGAAGGCCGGCCACCAGGTGGTCGTCGTGGTATCCGCGATGGGCGACACGACGGACGAGCTGATCGATCTCGCCGAGCAGGTTTCCCCGATTCCTGCCGGGCGGGAGTTCGACATGCTGCTGACCGCCGGGGAGCGGATCTCCATGGCCCTGCTGGCGATGGCGATCAAAAACCTGGGTCACAAGGCCCAGTCGTTCACCGGCAGCCAGGCGGGCGTCATCACCGACTCGGTCCACAACAAAGCGCGCATCATCGATGTCACGCCGGGCCGCATCCGCACCGCTCTCGACGAGGGCAACATCGCGATCGTCGCCGGCTTCCAGGGTGTGTCCCAGGACAAGAAGGACATCACCACCCTCGGACGCGGCGGCTCCGACACCACCGCTGTCGCACTGGCGGCCGCGCTGGACGCCGAGGTCTGCGAGATCTACACGGATGTGGACGGCGTGTTCACCGCCGACCCGCGGGTCGTGAAGAAGGCCCGCAAGATCGACTGGATCAACTTCGAGGACATGCTGGAGCTCGCCAGCTCCGGCTCCAAGGTGCTGCTGCACCGGTGCGTCGAGTACGCACGCCGTTACAACATCCCGATCCATGTCCGGTCCTCGTTCTCGGGGCTCCAGGGCACATGGGTCAGCAACGAACCGCAAGGGGACCAGAAGGTGGAGCAGGCCATCATCTCCGGTGTCGCCCACGACACCTCCGAGGCGAAGATCACCGTCGTCGGGGTGCCGGACAAGCCGGGCGAGGCCGCCGTGATCTTCCGTTTGATCGCTGACGCAGAGATCAACATCGACATGGTGGTGCAGAACGTCTCTGCCGCCTCCACCGGTCTGACCGACATCTCCTTCACTCTCCCCAAGGCCGAGGGCCACAAGGCCACCGAGGCGCTGGAGAAGGCGAAGGCCGCCATCGGCTTCGAGTCGCTGCGTTACGACGACCAGATCGCGAAGATCTCCCTGGTCGGCGCCGGCATGAAGACCAACCCGGGTGTCACCGCGGCCTTCTTCGAGGCGCTCTCCGACGCGGGCGTGAACATCGAGCTGATCTCGACCTCCGAGATCCGGATCTCGGTCGTGACCCGCGCCGACGACGTCAACGAAGCCGTGTGCGCCGTGCACACCGCCTTCGGCCTGGACAGCGACAGCGACGAGGCGGTCGTCTACGGAGGCACCGGGCGATGA
- a CDS encoding SigE family RNA polymerase sigma factor yields MAEVLDIAAAPACGAQVLPFRRSRTPGSMPVIAPMPAARPTRIPSPRDGADAAMAAGTTVDHLTETYRAHYRSLLGLAALLLDDTASCEDVVQEAFIRVHSARKRVRDPEKTLAYLRQTVVNLSRSALRRRILGLKLLSKPMPDMASAEEGAYDQLERDALIKAMRGLQRRQREVLVLRYFADMTEAQVAETLGISLGSVKAYGSRGIKALRVAMEASA; encoded by the coding sequence GTGGCAGAGGTACTCGACATCGCAGCGGCCCCGGCGTGCGGAGCGCAAGTGCTCCCGTTCCGGCGGTCCCGCACTCCCGGCAGCATGCCGGTGATCGCCCCCATGCCCGCAGCACGTCCCACCCGCATCCCGTCTCCACGCGACGGCGCTGACGCCGCCATGGCCGCGGGCACCACCGTCGACCATCTCACCGAGACCTACCGCGCCCACTACCGGTCGCTCCTCGGCCTCGCCGCGCTGCTGCTCGACGACACCGCCTCCTGCGAGGACGTCGTCCAGGAGGCGTTCATCCGGGTGCACTCGGCGCGCAAACGTGTCCGCGACCCCGAGAAGACCCTCGCCTATCTGCGTCAGACCGTCGTCAATCTCTCCCGCTCCGCGCTGCGTCGCCGCATCCTCGGCCTGAAGCTGCTCTCCAAGCCGATGCCGGACATGGCGAGCGCGGAGGAGGGGGCGTACGACCAGCTGGAGCGCGACGCACTGATCAAGGCGATGCGTGGGCTTCAGCGCCGCCAGCGCGAGGTGCTGGTGCTGCGCTACTTCGCGGACATGACGGAGGCTCAGGTCGCCGAGACGCTGGGTATTTCGCTGGGCTCGGTGAAGGCCTACGGCTCACGCGGCATCAAGGCGCTGCGTGTCGCCATGGAGGCGTCGGCATGA
- a CDS encoding aspartate-semialdehyde dehydrogenase, which produces MTRRPTLAVVGATGAVGEVMLQILSQHADVWGDIRLVSSPRSAGRKLAVRGEETEVAALTEEVFEGVDIAMFDVPDEVSAQWAPIAAAKGAVVVDSSAAFRMDPDVPLVVPEINPHAVRLRPRGIVASPNCTTLAMIVAAGALHAEFGLSELVVSSYQAASGVGRAGAETLRAQLSLVAGTELGAAPGDVRRVLGEDTGPFPAPLALNVVPWVGTYGQDGWSSEELKIRDETRKILDLPQLRVSATCVRVPVLNTHSLAVHARFEHEVTVPRAHEILATAPGVVLFDDPAAGNFPTPADVVGTDPVWVGRVRRSLDDPQGLEFFVSGDNLRKGAALNTAQIAELVAAEFMPL; this is translated from the coding sequence ATGACCCGCAGACCGACGCTCGCGGTCGTGGGGGCGACCGGAGCAGTCGGTGAGGTGATGCTCCAGATCCTGTCGCAGCACGCTGACGTCTGGGGCGACATCCGTCTGGTCTCGTCCCCGCGCTCGGCCGGCCGCAAGCTGGCCGTGCGCGGGGAGGAGACCGAAGTGGCGGCCCTCACCGAGGAGGTCTTCGAGGGCGTCGACATCGCGATGTTCGACGTGCCGGACGAGGTCTCCGCGCAGTGGGCGCCGATCGCCGCCGCCAAGGGCGCGGTGGTGGTGGACAGTTCGGCCGCGTTCCGGATGGACCCGGACGTGCCGCTGGTCGTTCCCGAGATCAACCCCCATGCCGTGCGGCTCCGCCCGCGCGGCATCGTGGCGAGCCCGAACTGCACCACGCTCGCGATGATCGTCGCGGCGGGTGCGCTGCACGCCGAGTTCGGGCTGAGCGAGCTGGTCGTCTCCTCGTACCAGGCCGCGAGCGGCGTGGGCCGCGCCGGGGCCGAGACGCTGCGCGCCCAGCTCTCGCTCGTCGCCGGTACGGAACTGGGGGCCGCCCCCGGGGACGTGCGCCGCGTGCTGGGGGAGGACACCGGGCCGTTCCCGGCGCCGCTGGCCCTCAACGTGGTGCCGTGGGTGGGGACGTACGGGCAGGACGGCTGGTCCTCGGAGGAGCTGAAGATCCGCGACGAGACGCGGAAGATCCTGGACCTGCCGCAGCTGCGGGTGTCCGCGACCTGCGTCCGTGTCCCCGTGCTGAACACCCATTCGCTCGCCGTGCACGCCCGTTTCGAGCATGAGGTCACCGTCCCGCGGGCCCACGAGATCCTGGCGACCGCCCCGGGCGTGGTGCTTTTCGACGATCCGGCGGCCGGGAACTTTCCGACGCCGGCCGATGTCGTGGGCACCGACCCGGTCTGGGTGGGACGGGTACGGCGCTCGCTCGACGACCCACAAGGGCTGGAATTCTTCGTATCCGGGGACAATTTGCGCAAGGGTGCCGCCCTGAACACCGCGCAGATCGCCGAGTTGGTCGCGGCGGAATTCATGCCGCTGTGA